The window GATATTATTTAACTCACGtgttcaatctatttaaccaattaataagTCGTTATATTTTCCCTGCacacaggtattacacaactgagtgttggataaattcatatgcggagacatgttatcctcctggtaatgaagaaaattgggatgttctcgaacatatcaagcaacgttcgtgtcttaaaccaaatgtcaaggttaagaaaggcaggccacaaacaaagcgtaggtcatcccagggtgaggtccgtaaggttccgagacgatgcagctcatgtgctggactaggacataatagggaaacatgcaaagcagtgatgcctgcaccatctactgtaagagcttcatcatctaagcagcatgaTTCATCATCTCAAAAATATGAACCTTTAGCTTGATAGAtattatgttgtaatatatgttgttaattgaactATGGTACTGGTAAGATACTATGTTGTTAATTCAGGTGGAAACTATGTTGTAGTATATGAGTAGCGAAACGATGAGTActtacttagcgaaacgctgagtacttacttagcgaaacgctgaGTACTAACTTAGCTAAACGATGAGTCAATTCAAGGTTATCTTTTTTGTACGTTGAAGGGTCAATTCAAGGAATTCAAGGGTTACACTTGTTTTTTACGTTGAAGGTTTTCTTCAATTCAAGTTCAAAATTCAATATACATTAGAGTACTCAAggtttacaatacatcaaaataatttatcatcgGTGAATACCCTGACCGCCAACTTCaaaaatattcatcaaggtttacaatacatcaaaataatttatccaaTTACAATTTACTTCAAAATAAGGTTTACACTAAGGTTCGATAATCTGATGGAATAATCTGACTGCCATCTTCTGTCTAAAAAACTCCATGTTATCTGAGGTCACATTGTGCAAGGCTTGGTTAGCGGTCAAGTGTTCCATATACATTAGCGTGAATACCCCACAGTCCCCGCTCTCGGTTGCCCTTGGGACTTCTCCAACCTTAGCTGCTGCGGTTTTCACTTTGGGGTGTGGTAACCGTTTGTAGGTCATTGGTTGGATGGGGGCTTTGAAGTTGAATTTAGGATACCTTATCCTCTCGCCAGGAGTGATTGTCTTTGCAAATATATGTGGAATCATGTCGCAGAACGGTTTCAAATAAGGATCCAAATTCTTATAAAGATAGGCATCGCAGTCGTACACGTCAATGCGGTACTTTTGAAGacgtgctacacacaaaatccagTGTTTCTGGTTAATGTTCACGGGCATGTAGACATCGTGAATTGTTGACCATTCGGGCATATATCTATGTGGTGCACCCATGTAATAGTCTTTGAATTCGGCGACTGGATAGTTTGTAGGATCCTTAATAAAAACCCTATGCTCTCGCCTGATTCTATCCGACAATAAGCAATCCCCTATTGCCACATGAGAatttttatatgtcttgggatagTCGGAAATCCTTTTCCGCAATAAATGGCAAAAGCATCGATTTCCTGCACAATGGGAGTATACAACATACATtcagtatatatatatcaaacaacattgacTAAATATTAAGCGAATCGATGAGTCCTAGCAAATCGctgagtacttagcgaatcgatgAGTCCATAGCGAAATGATAAGTACTTGGCAaaacgataagcacttagcgaaacgataaatattaatgaataatgaattgatttgcACGACTTACAGTGTCTTCAAGCCATGTCAACCTTGTTATAACTCTAACAAACATATCCTTCTTTGCTTGGCAAGTATGTACATTCTTTGTCAGATTATCGATTTATGGATCAACCAACCACGCTTTTACTTTATCCAGCagctcatcttcaaatttttgaaggtgaTTCACTTTCATTGTATCATTTGTCCTGGGCagttttgacaaagaagggttggtgtacgAGTCATCTTTTTTCGGCTTCCTCACTCTCCTCCCATAATTTCCTTTAGGAGGAGTATTGTATAACTGGAAATCATCATTTTCATCATTGTCATCTCCTCCCATAATTTCCTCATTTGTCTGTGCCTTCTTATTCTGAATTCCTTGTTGCACATCCACACCCACACTCTCCCCATCCTTCACCTTCAATTTCAgatccttcaccttcaccttcagaTCATCCTCCACATCACCCAGCTTCTCATCGTCCTCCACCTTAGCCACATCATCCAGCTTCTCATCGTCCTCCACCTTTACATTATCCTCCACCTTTACGTCCTCCACCTTTACGTCCTCCACCTTTACGTCCTCCACCTTAGCAACatcatccaccttctcatcatccTCCACCTTAGGAACATCATCCCCACCAGCCACATCATCTTTCTTCACATCATtcaccttctcatcatccccCACAGTCCCCTGCATCGCTATCATCTCCTACAAAATAGCCAACATTCTGGTCAGTACTTGGCGAATGAACTTAGCTAGcggtacttagcgaaacgataagtacttggcgaaacgataagtacttagcgaaacgctgagtactaacttagcgaaacgataagtacttggcgaaacgataagtacttagcgaaacgattaGTACTTAGCATTTCACTGAGTGCAAAAATCAATAGGTACTTAACTCATACCtctgtcttctcctccttctgttcaaccttgctcttctcctcttcgacatccttcttagaatccttaacctgcaaaataggtACTGGTCAGATCAGATATGTACAGTGCAAAATTCAATATCTTCATACCTCAGTAGTCTTCTCCTCTTCGACCTTCACatccttcttagaatccttcttcttgctcttcttcttctttatattctccTCCATATCATCTAATCTTGTTAATAATACGGACATCTTTTTGTTGGATTTATCTAACAACTGTTGGGACATACTAAAAACCATCTTCTTGAACGACTCAAGGTGAGTTTGTTGAGTTTCTTTGATTGTGATTTTCAGCTCTTTGATGAACTCTGTTTTCAGCTCTTTCAGCTCCTCTTTCAACTCTATtttcagctcctccttcagctcattacatttacatccaacagaagGTGTTGGAGCCCGAGGAGAAGGTGTTTGAGCTTGAGGAGGAGGTGTCTCAGTCCGAGGACTTGAGGTCGTGGAGGGGGGAGTAAGAATGCGGGCCGGaatcgattcataagcaagcttcttcttcaagttgactgcttctttaagagtagtttcagcctttctcttcctggTGGCAGGTTTGGGGGGATTGGGAGTACATTCTTCATGTccactttcttcatcttcatcaaaatcatcttttattaccttcccatcaataaatccctcaaaaaaatcatcactTGTCTCGTCGATTTGTTCAAATtcctcaccactgtataacttcttctccatggaggactattccatctcagtcacatcCGTGGTCTCAAGGGCAGACTTTACCTCGATCAAGGTGtttttcctgttggaatgatagagtaacaaccttgggcgtagagggtcaTTAATATGATTCTttctggcgaatttagggataaAGTTTTGGATGACCTCATACGTCCAGACTTGAAGTGCCAGTGCAAACCCATATATGTTatatgcaaaaggagcataaggatcttCGGCCTTCTCCTTCTTATCAAAATATGAGCTACTgagatgtttcatgttcttgtttaaacccttgagggtggctctaaaggtgaccttcccccatggatattggaggaaagtgtccttgtcttccaccatgtggagtatttttggaaatataactctttttgggtcaaatgtgaataggtactggcaaatcaggcataccaaccccatcttgaatgcatcttTCTTGTCTTTGCATTTGAAAAAAGCTTTCTCCAACTcgcacattttcacactcatgctccctttaaaatatttcaccgagagaggtggacaaccaCGCAATTTTTCTTGGTCCAACTCAGGAAAAATGCCGAAACCTAGGCCGGTAACCaacgcatactccttcataccaaatacaaggttttgcccattcaccatgaaagttatctccttggagtttgagcttaccctcctcatcaacatatgatgtacatagttcctgagaactgcaagacTGGGGCTATGAATAATGATCTGAACTGGGTATTGTAAACACTCTCCAAAAGATCCCTTTCCTCGAACTTattaacaatcttcttcagggtgAGGGCACTTTTCCACGAAATCCGACCAGGAAACTCAGTAACTgttgtttctgccatctacaaaaggaacaacatcatcaaaaatgtaagaacaaacACATACACCATAAGTACTTTGCGAATCgataggtacttagcgaatcgctaggtacttagcgaatcgggaggtacctagcgaaaccATTAACTGAACATAAGACAGCATAaaccatataaaaaaaaaccctaaataaaaaatcaaaaacaaacactaaaacttaacatgcaaaaacagaaatccataaacaaaaaaccagaaaatgatcggccaccactaggtatttagcgaatcgctaggtacttagcgaatcgggaggtacttagcgaatcgggaggtacctagcgaaacccCAATAGCGAAAAAATATACTGAACAGAAGACAGCAAAAATGGACCATACGTTtcataaacttataaaaacaaGGAAACAGACAAGAAACACTTAACATGCATTTAcccttaacatgcaaaaaccgaAACTCATAAACAAAAAAGCAGAAAATGATCGGCAGGGAGAAGAATGAACAAACCTTAATGACGAACGAGAAGAAAATAGAAATGATTGGCCTTGACAAGATTCAGTGAAGAGACAatgggttagagagagagagagagtcgggcggttgaaatgaaatgttctgaaatttttgaatatataaggttaaggatggcaatttaaaaccgccccgcaaaaaccgaaccgaattgccccgtttgggacggtttttccccgaaaccgaacaaggatggggcggggatggtatttgtgtcccccgccccgacccgTCCCGATTTCACTCCGTTTTCACCCCAATTCTGCCCCGAAtaccataaatataattaaatatattaaatcaccaatatatttatttatttactatattttataagagtattaaattatttcttataataatataaaattttaatatattacaatatatattatattaaaaaattcatttatataattttattgtataatatttatttatttttttaaaataaaaattattaacggtgccccgcgggattccctgaaaccgaaaaaaaccgaacggggcggggatggtattaaaaaaatccccgaaattaaaacggggcggggatggtaattgcattccccgccccgaaccgccccattgccatccctataTAAGGTATAGCGCGTGTGCGTACGCGCGCCTCTTCAACTTCCGTAGCGagtcgggaggtacttagcgaatcgcgaggtacttagtgaatcgcgaggtacttagagaatcgcgaggtacttagaGAATCGCGAGGTCAacgagctccagctaagagaggatggtttgaatacgttttcgctagtatatttgtttaataacgaaatcgaattcaaaccattctcctagttggagctcgtagtacttagcgaatcgtgaagtacaaaattttttattggtttcataggtaatctatctcgtttgacaaggtatcaacaacaaagtcatggttttgaagagaagCTATGTTAGCAAaataaaccttataattttacatggaaacatttagattcttcagaaaaggcCTTTGAAGAAACTATCATTGAGCTCCagataagagaaaattgtttgaaatttatttctttagcttaaTGACTAACGAAATCAACCATCTTTGCTTATCTGGAGCTCAATGATGGATTCTTCAAAGgccttttctgaagaatctaaatgtttccattaaTGTAAAAAGATAAGGTTTATTTTGCTAACAAAACTTCTCTTCATAACCATGAAGTAATGTAGATACattgtcaaatgaagttcatgattaactataaataacaaaaaatcttgacacTTAGCAAATCGCGAGGtactacttagcgaaacggtaagttcGTAGCGAAACGTTTAGCAAATCTACCCTGAAACGGAAACACATATGATCTAATCagagattttctgcaaatatgaaccaataacaaataagaacctaacgaaatgctcaaacatgaaccaatatgaaccaaataacaaataagaatcCACAAATATGACCACATATGAACCAAATATGAACATAACGAAATATGAAAaggtttttgaaatgaagaaaatgtaaacatgaacataacttgaattagattttgaaatgaacatcttcctcgaccttcaaatccttagaatcggagacctgcataccctaaaccctagaatcggaaacctgcatgcaaaatagatttagggttagttttacATAGATCATGTAAATCtgtatagataaaaacataaatggattAGGTTAGAAGATCTTGTAATATGTATAGATATGTATGAATTGAACCGCCGTCCCGCCCGCAACATCCGTTGCCGTCGTCGCCGCCGgccgccgtgaaagagagaacaggagaagagagagaaagaaaactaagaaaatgaaaatattagagtatttatactaaccctaatccacttcgcgaaacgctaattCACTTATCGTTTCGCGACAAAAGCAAtatcgtataaaaaaaaatatagaaccacgagcgcaaaaaaaataacaagtcaccaccagatcaaataacctcgtctatgaggttatttaatcaaattttccgAATAAATGTCTCCCTCTACTCTGTTTTTCTATCATTTCTTTTACCGTATAAATGTTTGTGCAATTTAAATTTCTTTACATATACATGAGAGAAAGTATTTGTAATCTTTTATTCATAAGTGATAAAATATGTGATACGATACTTATTGAAAATAAGGAAATGctaatatgtattttaataatttggagTGAATTAAAAATAGAAGCAGATCCCAGGGGCCTCtttgataataattattatcacATGGGAAGATGTCTGTCCTTCCATCTGACTCGAAGGATCCTTTGCTGCATGTTCGATTTACAGAGATCATAGTTCGACCAATCGTATAATGGTTATTTATGTCTTCGCTCTGGCGATAGATCGGTGCGTCTCCTTCTTCATCGGTCCGTCGATCGGATGCAGGCAACTCTGAAGAATGGGTCGTAACAGATTGATTTCACTGAAACAATTTAGTTACTTTTATGTTCAAAAATTGCTAACTGAGGaggaaacaaacaaacaaaaactaaGAGGAAAGAAATGAGGTGGGGGGACAAATGGACAAGGAGGGAGGGAAGAAAGCAATGAAATTTGCAGTCAGTCCGCTGTTAATCTTCTTGGGTCGGTAAGTGTGATGTTCCAATGGGCACCTGGCAAGGCCATTCTCATAGCGTTCATACGATCCCATTTCAAATCATTGTTCCTCTGTGGTGACAACCCACAAAAGCTCTGCAATTGAGCATCCATTGCATCGTGAACCTTCCACCACCGTTTATGTGCCACATCACTTGCATAAACAAGCTGATCCTCGATATCAAAATTGCAATCATAGTCCCTATAACACAGCCAAGGCTTTAATCCGAGGTAATGGATGGCATATAGTTTTGGAGGATCTGCCCCAAATAAGTTGTTTTTCAAATGGGCTTCGCTGGATGAATTTGACCAGAAATTCTTGAGAAAATTCACTCGTCTAGGGAGTCGATGCCAGTAAACGAAGATCTCGTTGAGGAAACCTTGGTCACCCCCGTTGTAGGAAACGACGTCTTTTCGGGCCTTCATGAGAACACGAAATGTGCAGTTGGAGGGTTCGATGACCATGACGCCTGAGTTGAAGAGTGAACCGTCGTTTCCAGCGGCAGACATTTGTGGGAAACGGAAGAGGAGGTCAAGGTTCTGAAGAACAATGATGTCGGAGTCGACGAAAATGATTTTGGAGTATTGGGTAAGCTGCCATAATCGAAACTTGCTGTAGTTGTATTCGTTGTAAGAGTTTTTTTCGGCTTTTGGATTGCGGATTCTTTTGATCAAATGGATCTTCCATCCGGCCATGGCAAGAGCTTCACGTTTAGGAATGGAGATGGATGTGTCCAAGAGGAGGAGAAGGTCGCGCTTTGTCCCGGTTTGGATTAAGGATTGGGCTAAGGTTATGGCGCCGCAAACATACGCCTCTGACGAATGTAGGACCGTTGCGTAAGCTTCCCGTCGACGTTCCCGATTCATCATCATAATACTCTTTCGTTGTTGTTGGATCTCATTATTCTCCTCCTCCGACCAGTTGAGAGGCAAAGCCAGATTACATGATCCTATAGGAAGTGATAGTTTGTTCTCCAGCGTACCCATGTCCGGCTCAAACAGCCACCAGTCCCCCTCTTTGCTTACCAGGTCGTCACAGCGGAAAATCTCCATCATCGGCCGACATTTGCTCAGCACCACTACCCTCGGTGGTGGTCGACGATATCTGAACACCAACGCCATCTTGGCTGCCATGAGATGCAGCTGGAGCCGGAAAACGTCCCTGAGGTTCGACCCACATGGAATTTTCACCATAATCAAGTCGAAATTAAAGGAGTAGTAGTCCTCAAATATGGGCATAGGTATCTCAGGACAGATATACCCTCCTTCATTCTCTTGTTCCTCATCGATCCATTCTGGGAACAGATGCTTCCACTCAAATAGCTCCGATACTTTGTCATATTCAATTGTTATCATCTCTGCGTACTGCTCCCATTCCTTCAAGTCCTCATCTTCCATGTTTATCATTCCAATCTTCATATTTCCCTTCTTTCCCTGCATTAATATTGCATCCGCAAAGGCTGGCTTCACTCTCTTGATCTTATCTATTTTCGCTGCTTGATCACCTCCTTGATGTtgttctttaaaaataatgaactaGTTAGCTAGTAATATTTAAGTAATGATATCAGAATGATAATTAGGGCagttgtatgtatatatatacctgGTTATAATTACCTTTGGCTTTAGGGCTGGTTTTGCATGAGTTGAGCATGGAGCAATAGTTATAACTATAACCGCGAATGGAGCTCCTGATGTTATGATCAGGCGCGGATGGCTGGTGTAAGAGAAGAAGAAGGGCGTAGACAAGGAGGAAAAGCGCAAGGAAGAAGAGGTTGATTCGAATAACCATTGCCTTGGAAATCGAAGGTGTGCTTCCGCCCTTCAAAACTAGCAGCTTCTGCAAGTATTTTTGAGCAAAACTAGCCGCCATGATTGATCACCACCACCTATATTATCATCATATTTAATGAGTAATGAGTAATCAACAAACAAGCTAGTTATAACACTTCatacaactatatatatatacttagaGTAGTTGAGCTTCTAcgtttttcttttccaaattAGCTGTAGTAGTTAGGACTTACGACTTAATTAGGagtagataatttatttatatatattcttcgtGACAAGTAATAGAGAGAACGCTAGCTCGATCATTAGATCATGTATTATTGTATTGATTCATGACAGACTCATGAATCAAAATAATATGTGCCCATCAGGATTCAGCAGGATGATTGTGGTTAATAAATTACCTTATTATCCCTCACTTTTGTTAAAAGAGTTCATCCAGATTGGTTGTTGAAGCGTACAAGTCAAGTCGGGGGTAGGATGGTAAACTTAGTCATGTTTTTGGTGAAATCGTGGAGAAATATATATGCTAACAACTCTATGGGTGGCTTGTCGACATCTAGCATGCAGAAAAAAAGTCGCTCTTTTAGCCGTTAAGTAATAGCAAAAAAAATATCCCACCAATAATTAGTATAATATACATATCATTAACTAccattctttatatatatatatatatatatatatatatatatattaatattaatattaatattagttagcCTATGGTGATCAATAAGAATAAGAACGTGCTAATTATTAAGTCAAAATCCAAATGAAATATTATGCAAGTGATTCACTTTTAATTTAACtagataaaaaaatcatattgcATCAATATAATTATGACCGAAATCATAAACTATTGTTAGAGAAACCCAATAAAAGCATGGTTTAACAATCCAATTAGATAAGCTACAACAAAGGCCTAAAActtctttttttccttttgtaTAATCAGATGGACAATCAATTCATTTAAGaaacaaacaatcaaataaacaagacaccaagattttacgtgaaAAACTCAATTAAGGTAAAAATCACAGAACCCTTGGCCACTTAAACATCCACTATATCAATGAGTATACAAGTATTGTttaatacaagcctagaggtaatctaataagaaatatcaaataacatcatcctaacttgtcattacaacacatatcatcatcatcaaagatGGCTAGCAAAACAGAGGCAAAAGAAATTGTGTCTGGCCTAAAGCCACTGATCAGAGAAGAACAGAAGAAGGGATGATTTCTCGTCTACACGAACTAACCTGGTCGACTGGTCGAAAGCTGGTCGGAGGCTGATCGAAGTCTGTCTCTAGAGAAACCAGAGTATACAGGGAAGAGAGGGAGCAGAGAtctgagagagagagagttgtttctcttttttttttttttgttaattaatgaaatgccctaatgggctttattttTAGTCAAGCCCAAATCATTTGAGCTGaccccaacaaatctcccccatCAGCGCAACTTCGCAggctccaataaacccgctctctcccgacaattttcaaacttgtccttaggcaaGGACTTTGTAAACATATATATCTGCACCATTttcacttgtatgaatcttctccaagttcagctcacgtcgatgtgtttaGATCTCGAATGAAAACCTGAATTCTTCGAGAGATGAATAGCACTTTGACTGTCGTAAAATAAAGTGAACTTCTCTTGATTTTGGCCTAACTCCTGTAGGAATTTCTTAATCCACaacacctctttacatgcctcgGTAGttgcaatatactcagcttctgtagtagaaaaagcaacacacttttgtaactTTGTCAACCACGAAACAGCACCAcctgcaaaggtaaccaaaaaacctaatacagatttcttgaatcaacatcacctgccatatcagaatctgtaaatCCTTCCAAGACAGGAGTATCTCTTCCGAAGCATAAACGTACTTTAAAAGAGTCTTaaagatatctgagaatccacttaacaaccaaccaatgttcttctccaGGGTTGAAGAGATACCGATTAAAAACATCAACTGCgtgtgctatgtccggtcttgtacataccatggcatacataagactaccaactgcgGAGGCATAAAGTACattcttcatctcatctttctctttctcacttgtaggacattgtttagaactcaacttgaaatgacctgcaagtggaactgaaaccggttttgcatttttcattacaaacctctcaagtacattttcaatgtacttctcctgtGATAGCTTTG is drawn from Impatiens glandulifera chromosome 3, dImpGla2.1, whole genome shotgun sequence and contains these coding sequences:
- the LOC124930279 gene encoding UDP-glucuronate:xylan alpha-glucuronosyltransferase 2, giving the protein MAASFAQKYLQKLLVLKGGSTPSISKAMVIRINLFFLALFLLVYALLLLLHQPSAPDHNIRSSIRGYSYNYCSMLNSCKTSPKAKEQHQGGDQAAKIDKIKRVKPAFADAILMQGKKGNMKIGMINMEDEDLKEWEQYAEMITIEYDKVSELFEWKHLFPEWIDEEQENEGGYICPEIPMPIFEDYYSFNFDLIMVKIPCGSNLRDVFRLQLHLMAAKMALVFRYRRPPPRVVVLSKCRPMMEIFRCDDLVSKEGDWWLFEPDMGTLENKLSLPIGSCNLALPLNWSEEENNEIQQQRKSIMMMNRERRREAYATVLHSSEAYVCGAITLAQSLIQTGTKRDLLLLLDTSISIPKREALAMAGWKIHLIKRIRNPKAEKNSYNEYNYSKFRLWQLTQYSKIIFVDSDIIVLQNLDLLFRFPQMSAAGNDGSLFNSGVMVIEPSNCTFRVLMKARKDVVSYNGGDQGFLNEIFVYWHRLPRRVNFLKNFWSNSSSEAHLKNNLFGADPPKLYAIHYLGLKPWLCYRDYDCNFDIEDQLVYASDVAHKRWWKVHDAMDAQLQSFCGLSPQRNNDLKWDRMNAMRMALPGAHWNITLTDPRRLTAD